The genome window CTTTATGGTATGTATGATTTAAATCATGGACGTATTTTGTATAATGATACAGAGATCCGGGGGCCAAAATATAATTTGATTCCAGGAATGCCATTTATGAAATATCTGGCGCAGGATTTTGATTTGATGCCTTACGAAACTGTAGCCGAAAATGTAGGCAAGTTTCTTTCTAATGGTTTTATGCCTTTAAAGAAACTGCGTATTCAAGAACTGCTGGAAATGGTCGAAATGACTGAATTTGCAAATGTGAAAGCGAAATTATTGAGCGGAGGACAGCAGCAGCGAGTGGCCTTGGCTAGAGTTTTAGCCTTGGAGCCAGAAGTTTTATTGTTAGATGAACCGTTCAGCCATATTGATAATTTTAGAAAAAACGCACTTCGAAGAAACCTTTTTGCTTATTTAAAGAAAAAAGAAATCACTTGTTTTATAGCAACTCACGATAGTGTTGATGCTCTTTCTTTCTCGGACGAGACCATTGTTTTGTATCAGGGAAGAATTATGGAAAAAGGACCTTCTGCCGATGTCTATAAATATCCTTTGAATAAATATGTTGCTTCCCTTTTTGGTGAAGTTAATGAATTAAAATTATCTCAGTTAATGCCGATTGAAGGAGAAGACGAGGTCGTTTTATTGTATCCGCATCAGTTAAAAGCAGATCCTGCTGGAACTATAAAAGCAATAGTAAAAGAATCTTTTTTTAAAGGAAGCCGTTTTTTAATAAAAGCTGTTTTCGACAGAAGAGTTATCTTTTTTGAGCATGAAACTGCTTTAGAATTCAATCAGGAGGTGATATTAAAAATCATTTAAGAAAAGACTATTAGCAGCATAAAGAAAAATAAATGCTGAATAAAACTGAAAATATCTAAAAAAAGACGATATTGTATTCTGGTTTTTAAAGGATGTTTGAATTTGATGTCTTGATTTTAATAAAAAGATAAACTATGTACCATTCAAAAATAACGGGATTGGGATATTATGTCCCAGATAATGTAGTGACTAATGATGATTTGTCCAAAATCATTGATACCAATGACGAATGGATTCAGGAAAGAACAGGTATTCAGGAGAGAAGACATATCATCAGAGGTGAGGACACTACTACTTCAATGGGTGTGAAAGCGGCCAAAATTGCGATAGAGCGTTCAGGTGTTGCTGCATCTGATATTGATTTTGTTGTATTTGCAACACTGAGTCCCGATTATTATTTTCCAGGACCGGGTGTTTTGGTACAGCGGGATCTGGGATTGAGAACAGTTGGAGCATTAGATGTTAGAAACCAATGTTCGGGTTTTGTTTACGCACTTTCTGTAGCCGACCAATACATTAAAACGGGAATGTATAAAAATATTCTGGTAATTGGTTCCGAAGTTCATTCTACTGGATTGGATATGACAACACGAGGCAGAGGTGTTTCGGTGATTTTTGGAGATGGAGCAGGAGCTGCTGTTTTGAGCAGAGAAGAAGATCTGTCGAAAGGTATTTTGTCAACACACCTGCATTCAGAAGGAATTCATGCTGAAGAATTAGCTTTGACTGCACCGGGAATGGGAGCGCGATGGGTTACCGATATTATTGCTGACAATAACCCAGATGACGAAAGTTATTTTCCTTATATGAACGGACAGTTTGTATTTAAAAATGCAGTGGTTCGTTTTGCTGAAGTTATCAATGAAGGTTTGGAAGCCAATAATCTGCAGGTTTCGGATATTGATATGCTGATTCCGCATCAGGCAAATTTGAGAATTTCGCAGTTTATACAAAAGAAATTCGGGCTAGAAGATGATCAGGTGTTCAATAATATTCAAAAATATGGAAATACTACTGCTGCTTCTATTCCGATTGCCTTGACCGAAGCTTGGGAGAAAGGAAAAATAAAATCCGGCGATACCGTAGTTTTAGCAGCTTTCGGAAGCGGATTTACATGGGCG of Flavobacterium marginilacus contains these proteins:
- a CDS encoding ABC transporter ATP-binding protein, with the translated sequence MLQVQNISFGYTEKIIIQNVDFTVAKGQNISILGESGCGKSTLLKLLYGMYDLNHGRILYNDTEIRGPKYNLIPGMPFMKYLAQDFDLMPYETVAENVGKFLSNGFMPLKKLRIQELLEMVEMTEFANVKAKLLSGGQQQRVALARVLALEPEVLLLDEPFSHIDNFRKNALRRNLFAYLKKKEITCFIATHDSVDALSFSDETIVLYQGRIMEKGPSADVYKYPLNKYVASLFGEVNELKLSQLMPIEGEDEVVLLYPHQLKADPAGTIKAIVKESFFKGSRFLIKAVFDRRVIFFEHETALEFNQEVILKII
- a CDS encoding 3-oxoacyl-ACP synthase III family protein, with amino-acid sequence MYHSKITGLGYYVPDNVVTNDDLSKIIDTNDEWIQERTGIQERRHIIRGEDTTTSMGVKAAKIAIERSGVAASDIDFVVFATLSPDYYFPGPGVLVQRDLGLRTVGALDVRNQCSGFVYALSVADQYIKTGMYKNILVIGSEVHSTGLDMTTRGRGVSVIFGDGAGAAVLSREEDLSKGILSTHLHSEGIHAEELALTAPGMGARWVTDIIADNNPDDESYFPYMNGQFVFKNAVVRFAEVINEGLEANNLQVSDIDMLIPHQANLRISQFIQKKFGLEDDQVFNNIQKYGNTTAASIPIALTEAWEKGKIKSGDTVVLAAFGSGFTWASAIIKW